AAAACGGAACTTGTACATTTACACTGAAAGCAAACAAAAATATGAAATTTACAGGTGTGCCGGTAGGAACAAAGATCAATGTAACTGAGTCTGCAACACCAAACTATAAAGGAAGTGCAGTAAGCGTATTTAACGGACAATCACAGACTAAAGTAGAGGCTTCTAAGTACAATATGGCTTTTACTGTTAAAAATACACTTGGACAGAACCAGAATAAAGTTGATGTAACCAACACATATGATTACGTACCGACAACTGGTATCATCATGAACACTCTTCCATATGTTCTGATGATCGCTCTTTGCGGTGCAGCACTGATGGCATTCGTTGCTTTCAAACGCAGAAGATTACAGAAATAATTTTATAAATGAACCGGGAAAGGGGATGTGTGCGGCGTTGCTCCGCCGCATTCCCTTTTTCTAAATCAAGAAGAAAAGCAGGAATATTTCATATGAAAAAAATAGCAAAGTTCATAGTGAAGGGAATCGATCATATGGTAAATCTGATAGCATTGTTGCTGGTTCTTATGACAATGTTCCTGTCATGCTATATGTTATGGGATTCAAACCAGGTTTATCAGGCGGCAGATGCGAAAAACTATGAAGCCTATATTCCAACAGAAAAACATACAAAATCATTTGAAGAATTACAGAAAATTAATCCGGATGTGATTGGCTGGATCCGGGTGAACGATACTAATATCAATTATCCGCTGTTACAGACAGATAATGATGATACTTATATGAATACAGATGCAGAAGGAAAATATTCTTTAAGTGGAGCTATCTTTTTACATTGTGGTAATAAGCCAGACTTTTCAGATTTTAACAATATTATTTATGGTCACCACATGGAAAAGGAAAAGATGTTCGGTGATATTGGTAATTTTACGGATGAGACATATTTTGATGAGCATCCGTATGGAAATCTTTTCTTTGACGGAAAAGATCATGGAATCGAATTCTATGCATTGATGCAGGTAGATGCCTATAATGAAACGATTTTCAATGTGTGCCCAGACACATCAGAGGCAAAGCAAGCGTATCTGCTGGAAATAATAGACAATGCTTTATATAAACGAGAGTTGAACATTACTGAAGATGATCATCTGGTTTTGTTGACCACATGTACATCTGATATGACAAATGGAAGAAATGTATTAGTGGGAAGGCTGACAGACCAGGTTTATCCGGAAAAAGAAAAAGCAAAGAATCTTGGCACGGGAATTGATCAATTAAAAGATATGATTACGAATGTTCCGGTTATCATTTGGATGATTGTGATTATTATAGTCTTACTACTGCTGAATAGACAAATAGGAAAGAAGGGAAGGAAAAAACATGAAAAGGATTGAGTTAAAAAAAGTCAGCATTGTGTTCCTGACCATGCTTCTTTTCCTGAGCATACAGATACCAGCCTTTGCAGCTGATACTGATACTACAGTGAAAATACCAGTGGAACAGGTATTTGACAGCAAAAATACGGATGCTTCGGATGAATTTATGTATGCTTTGCTAACAGATCAGTCAGATGCACCAATGCCTGATGGCAGCAGCAATCGGCGATATGTATGGAACATGAAAGGCAATATAGCTACGGAAATTACCATGAATATCAGAAATGCAGGTCAGTATCATTACAAAATCTGTCAGATAACAGAGAAGAAAGAAAATTATAGCTATGATGAGAGAAACTATGATATTACAGTGGAAGCATTTTATAATGCA
This Ruminococcus hominis DNA region includes the following protein-coding sequences:
- the srtB gene encoding class B sortase encodes the protein MKKIAKFIVKGIDHMVNLIALLLVLMTMFLSCYMLWDSNQVYQAADAKNYEAYIPTEKHTKSFEELQKINPDVIGWIRVNDTNINYPLLQTDNDDTYMNTDAEGKYSLSGAIFLHCGNKPDFSDFNNIIYGHHMEKEKMFGDIGNFTDETYFDEHPYGNLFFDGKDHGIEFYALMQVDAYNETIFNVCPDTSEAKQAYLLEIIDNALYKRELNITEDDHLVLLTTCTSDMTNGRNVLVGRLTDQVYPEKEKAKNLGTGIDQLKDMITNVPVIIWMIVIIIVLLLLNRQIGKKGRKKHEKD
- a CDS encoding Spy0128 family protein codes for the protein MKRIELKKVSIVFLTMLLFLSIQIPAFAADTDTTVKIPVEQVFDSKNTDASDEFMYALLTDQSDAPMPDGSSNRRYVWNMKGNIATEITMNIRNAGQYHYKICQITEKKENYSYDERNYDITVEAFYNADNQLKVITVVENQDGEKVSEISFKNSYTWQGKDKSGPSLISKISKSNSVKTGDDSPIMGYFTLLLGSLVCLIAMIRENQRKKKEDA